The Teredinibacter sp. KSP-S5-2 genomic interval AAAATTAGACTCTTTTTCAAGTTCACTCCTTCTTTTTTTTGCTTGCTCTTGATCTATAATTCCCATATTTAAGTCAGCATCTATACTCATTTGTTTACCAGGAAGAGAATCTAGAATGAATCGAGCTGCTACTTCAGCGACCCGTTGAGCTCCGTTAGTAACAACAACAAATTGGACTACTATTAGTATAAGAAATACTACCAAGCCTATTATGTAGTTTCCTCCAACCACTTGGTTTCCTACAGCATCAATTACTTTTCCCGCTGCGGCATCATCTAAAATAAGTCTAGTTGCGGAAATGTTAAGTGATAAACGAAATAGGGTTGTCATCAGTAATAACGATGGAAATGTTGAGAACGAAAGTGGTTTGTCTGTGTAAAAAGTTACCAGAAGTATCAGTAGGGCAGTGCAAAAGTTTATCAGTAATAAAAAATCTAATGCGCTAGGTGAAATTGGGGTAAATAAAATTAAAAGTATTCCCACCATGCATATGATTAGTGCAAACTCATTGATGCCATTGAAGAGTGCTGATGTTGTTTTCTTCATTTCAATTTTACCTTGGAGCTAGGTAGGGATATTACCCACCTGTAGATTTCAGCTACTTTTTTCTGGGAGCTTGTCGGGATCGGTTCTCCTATATTGACAGATCTATATATTTCTCTGGTCAATGCCGGTTGGCGAAATATGGGAACTTGATGTCTGCGCGCAATTCTTCTAATTGATGCGGCTAAGAATCCCTTGCCTTTGGATACGACAATTGGAGCGGGCATAACTCCTGGTTTAAATTGTAGGGCTACTGAATAGTGGGTTGGGTTGGTTATAATTACATCCGAATTTTTTGTGTTTTTTATGCTTGTTGCACGTGTTAACAACTCTCTTAATATTTTTTTTCTTTTGGCTTTTATTTCTGGGTCGCCTTCTCTTCGCTTGTTTTCATCTTTGATTTCTCTGGTGCTCATACGCATTTGTCGGCCAAACTCTTTTTTTGAGTACCACAAATCAAAAATGGAAAAAATAAAAAAAACACCTAATAGTGAAAAGACCAAAATAGAAAATGAGTCTCTCCAGTTTGTGAGAACACCTATCATAGTTTGGTGGTTGTTGATAAGTATCTTGTGGGCGGTGTATCTCCATATAATATAAGTGACGCCGACAAATGAGATGGTTTTTAAGCCTAGCAATATGACATCAACTAAAGATTTTCGAGAAAATATCTTTTTAAACCCTTTGTCAGGGCTTATTCGG includes:
- a CDS encoding EscU/YscU/HrcU family type III secretion system export apparatus switch protein, whose translation is MSGDLNKDHEATPFKLSEARKKGQVAKSSELPSFFSMIASFTVLIATVGSSAAYLSSFLKWWLVNANNLATSNHYLWNHLVSYLSGISRITLSIILSGLVASILITLIHVGPVFSTFSLKPDFSRISPDKGFKKIFSRKSLVDVILLGLKTISFVGVTYIIWRYTAHKILINNHQTMIGVLTNWRDSFSILVFSLLGVFFIFSIFDLWYSKKEFGRQMRMSTREIKDENKRREGDPEIKAKRKKILRELLTRATSIKNTKNSDVIITNPTHYSVALQFKPGVMPAPIVVSKGKGFLAASIRRIARRHQVPIFRQPALTREIYRSVNIGEPIPTSSQKKVAEIYRWVISLPSSKVKLK